One genomic segment of [Phormidium] sp. ETS-05 includes these proteins:
- a CDS encoding Calx-beta domain-containing protein, translating to MSYSLTGSSTTVTEGNSGTQQITYNITRAGAINETSNVDFNFSGTAANTIDYNLVAITGTGVTTSGSTITFAPNSTNATITVEVLGDQIDEEDETLEINLVNPTATGTPSVIGSPPLPL from the coding sequence ATCAGTTACAGCCTCACTGGGAGCAGTACCACAGTAACAGAAGGCAACAGCGGCACCCAGCAAATCACCTATAATATTACCAGAGCTGGCGCCATCAATGAAACCAGTAATGTAGATTTTAACTTCAGTGGCACCGCCGCCAATACCATTGATTATAACCTAGTTGCCATTACTGGGACAGGCGTCACCACCAGTGGCAGTACCATCACATTTGCGCCCAATTCTACCAATGCTACTATTACTGTGGAAGTATTGGGAGACCAAATAGATGAAGAAGACGAAACCCTAGAAATTAACCTAGTTAACCCCACTGCTACGGGTACTCCCAGCGTCATCGGTTCCCCGCCACTACCACTATAA
- a CDS encoding calcium-binding protein codes for MNVAIVTDGQTTANVPYLTFTTDDWNKPQLVRVSAVDDNVVEGQHTSNISFVASSADGFYQGLPIGEILVNIADNDNVGLVRSLPTPASVMGTGADDNLVGSSGDDVMNARNGNNRVDGGAGNDVLLAGNDADYITGGAGLDQILSTLVRIIWMGVMVMM; via the coding sequence GTGAATGTTGCCATTGTCACTGATGGGCAAACTACAGCAAATGTGCCATATTTGACGTTTACTACTGATGACTGGAATAAACCCCAATTGGTGCGGGTGTCAGCAGTGGATGATAATGTGGTGGAGGGGCAACATACCAGTAATATAAGTTTTGTGGCGAGCAGTGCTGATGGGTTTTATCAGGGGTTGCCGATCGGTGAAATTCTTGTCAATATCGCCGATAATGATAATGTGGGTTTAGTGCGGAGTTTACCCACCCCAGCCAGTGTGATGGGGACGGGTGCAGATGATAATCTTGTGGGGTCTTCTGGTGATGATGTGATGAATGCTCGTAACGGAAATAACCGTGTAGATGGTGGGGCGGGTAATGATGTATTATTAGCCGGAAATGATGCCGATTATATCACAGGTGGCGCCGGTTTAGACCAGATTTTGAGTACTCTGGTGAGGATTATTTGGATGGGGGTGATGGTGATGATGTGA
- a CDS encoding DUF4347 domain-containing protein — MGDSSVHIISHGSPGTLHLGKNTLELNNLQKYAPQLMQWGITDLYIYGCEVAKGDAGTEFITKLHQLTGANIAAATTKIGNIALGGNWNLAHTIGQIKTSRVLTPEVMQDYSFVLGEFVNETFTGSDVPGNWIYSESGGTNVGLTASGGDGTPLRNLNLDTPGNGALRLTPAASNLGAFVLYNSPISSTDGVKVTFEFFQYNGSGSVWGGPGDGISFFLVNGTSSPTSPGGLGSGLGYTNLTGGYIGVGFDSFGSFGSTGADSVAIRGSQANSNPLLQSVSVAANGGIDAGTVANRNSALRRAQILLTPSNAAQPNRLSVAMDFNFDGDFADAGETIIAPFNITTSNGAVPTTFKFGFAASTGASTNIHEIRNLIYETVNPTADIIDVTPDPRNSGVSTITIQFSQAVTGLDANDISLTRNGSPISLATATVNTGDNITWTLNNLSGLTATDGNYQLTLNPTGSNIFSVAGGYAFTTAANDTWTVDATPPTITSITSTTTNGTYGISTVIPISVTFSEIVTVTGTPTLALNTGANATYASGSGTNTLTFNYTVAAGQNTADLDYNSTTALALSGGTIQDAVTNNATLTLPTPGAANSLGANKNLIIDTVAPTVSLSSAAPAITNAPFSVTATFTESVNNFIASDISVTNGTVSGFTGSGSTYTFTVTPTSQGTVTVNVPAAVATDAGNNNNTAATALSRTYDTVAPTVTINQASGQTDPTPAAPINYTVTFSEPVTGFDASDISFTGSTAGGTLTPTVTGSGTTYNVAVSGMTTSGTVVPSVIANAAIDTAGNNSTASASTDNTVTYNTIPTVSNIAKTGNEDNNITFTTADFTNAFTDADGDSLNKIKITSIPTNGTLKLSGTNVALNQEILLASISSLTFTPTADYNGSSSFTWNGSDGSNYATTDATANLTVNPINDAPSFSNAGNQTLPTWTNTAQTVTNWANTFVFGPTADENSQTVADFLVTVTAGSDLFTTLPDIANNGTLTYTPSGKPGTANISVQLQDNGGIANSGNDTSAPITFDITIPPPTVELSVDTTTATEADITAITLTATAAGPVFGNQTLNVALTGTADNSDFSGTIPAQITIADGTNSAQVTLTIANDLIDEDDETATFTISNPSAGILLGTTTSQTVTITDDDTAGYDITPISGDTSEFASLATFDIKLTSQPTATVTLNFTSGDTTEGTVIPNVTFDATNWNIPQTITITGVDDFVADTNITYSITSTATSSDPKYNNNNPDPVAVTNTDNDIPGVTVIQTGGNTELTEAGTTDTYTLQLNTLPTGNVQITATADAQTEISLDGVNFAPTQALTFTNVNGMTPQTVTVRAINDTTPEDYHSGHITHAITNSADANYPTTMTVGSINPHITDNDISYTLTGSSATVTEGNSGTQQITYNITRNGAISEISTVDFSFSGTATNIDDYQLLSITGTGVTTSGSTITFAPNATISTITVEVLGDQIDEDDETLIFSLVNPTATGTPSLIGSPVTTTITDDDTAGITVTPTAGLTTTETGGNSSFEVHLTSQPTGNVTINLNSSNTAEGTIDKNSLTFTATNWNTPQTVTITGVDDLVDDGNIAYNIITAPATSTDAKYSGMDAADVAVTNINNDTAGITITPTSGLTTTEAGGTATFTVKLNSQPTANVAINLSSSNTAEGTIDKNSLTFTAANWNTPQTVTITGVDELVDDGNIAYNIITAAATSTDAKYNGMNADDVAVSNIDNDIAGVTITQTGGNTQLTEGGITDTYSIALNTLPTGNVQITATADAQTQVSLDGVNFAASQTLTFTSTNGMTAQTVTVRAIDDNTTENIHSGSITNTITNSADANYATTMALDSISANITDNDISYSLTGGSANITEGNTGSQQIVYNITRTGATNETSTVDFNFSGTATNVADYKLVSITGTGVSTTNSTITFAPNATSATITVEVVGEQIDEDNETLEINLVNPTATGTASVIGSPVTTTITDDDTAGFTITPTSLTTTEAAGNATFTVALNSQPTAEVKSTSAAIIRLRGYWINPLLPLLPATGIPPNRHSDWCG, encoded by the coding sequence TTGGGGGATTCTTCTGTCCACATCATCTCCCACGGCAGTCCCGGCACCCTCCACCTAGGCAAAAATACCCTAGAACTGAACAACCTACAAAAATATGCCCCACAACTGATGCAGTGGGGCATCACAGATTTATATATCTACGGCTGCGAAGTCGCCAAAGGAGACGCCGGAACCGAATTTATCACCAAACTGCATCAACTAACAGGAGCCAATATCGCCGCCGCCACCACCAAAATCGGCAACATCGCATTAGGCGGCAACTGGAATTTAGCCCACACCATAGGACAAATTAAAACCTCCAGGGTCTTAACCCCAGAAGTAATGCAGGATTACAGTTTTGTCCTGGGTGAATTTGTCAACGAAACTTTTACAGGCTCCGACGTTCCTGGTAACTGGATTTATTCCGAGTCCGGCGGCACCAATGTAGGGTTAACAGCCTCTGGCGGCGATGGCACCCCCCTGCGGAATTTAAATCTTGACACCCCTGGTAATGGCGCCTTAAGGTTAACTCCAGCGGCATCTAACCTAGGTGCATTTGTTCTTTACAACAGCCCCATATCTTCCACTGATGGCGTAAAAGTCACCTTTGAATTCTTTCAATATAATGGCAGCGGTTCCGTGTGGGGAGGTCCGGGAGATGGTATCAGCTTCTTCCTAGTTAATGGGACAAGTAGCCCCACTTCACCAGGAGGATTAGGGTCAGGACTCGGTTATACTAATCTCACAGGCGGTTATATCGGGGTTGGCTTTGATAGTTTTGGCAGTTTTGGCAGTACCGGCGCCGATTCAGTAGCCATTAGAGGCTCTCAGGCCAACAGTAACCCGCTCTTGCAATCCGTAAGTGTGGCTGCTAATGGTGGTATAGATGCTGGCACCGTGGCCAACCGCAACTCTGCCTTGAGACGCGCCCAAATCCTCCTCACTCCCTCAAACGCCGCACAGCCAAATCGCTTATCCGTAGCAATGGATTTCAATTTTGATGGCGACTTTGCTGATGCAGGCGAAACCATTATCGCCCCCTTCAATATCACCACCAGTAACGGAGCCGTCCCCACAACTTTTAAATTTGGCTTTGCTGCTTCCACCGGCGCATCCACCAATATTCACGAAATCCGCAATCTAATTTACGAAACAGTCAACCCAACTGCAGATATTATTGATGTCACCCCCGACCCCCGCAACAGTGGCGTCAGCACCATCACTATTCAATTTAGCCAAGCAGTGACCGGCTTAGATGCCAACGATATCAGCCTTACCCGCAACGGCTCCCCCATTTCCCTAGCCACCGCCACAGTCAACACCGGGGATAATATTACCTGGACATTAAACAATCTTTCTGGTTTAACCGCCACCGACGGTAACTATCAACTAACTCTAAACCCCACTGGTTCCAACATTTTTAGCGTCGCCGGAGGCTATGCCTTCACCACCGCTGCCAATGACACCTGGACTGTGGACGCCACCCCTCCCACTATCACCAGCATCACCTCCACCACCACCAACGGCACCTACGGTATCAGCACAGTTATTCCCATTTCTGTCACCTTTTCAGAAATAGTCACAGTCACAGGCACTCCCACCCTCGCCTTAAACACTGGTGCTAATGCCACCTACGCTTCCGGTAGTGGCACCAATACCCTCACATTTAACTACACAGTAGCTGCCGGTCAAAATACCGCCGACTTAGACTATAACAGCACCACCGCCCTAGCTCTCAGCGGCGGCACCATCCAAGATGCTGTCACCAACAACGCCACCCTCACCCTCCCCACTCCCGGAGCTGCCAACTCATTAGGTGCCAACAAAAACCTCATTATTGATACTGTAGCTCCCACCGTCAGCCTCAGTTCCGCTGCCCCTGCCATTACCAACGCACCCTTCAGCGTCACCGCCACCTTCACCGAAAGTGTCAACAACTTTATCGCCAGTGATATCAGTGTCACCAACGGCACAGTTAGCGGTTTTACCGGTTCTGGCAGTACCTACACCTTCACCGTCACCCCCACCAGCCAGGGAACCGTCACCGTCAACGTCCCCGCCGCAGTAGCCACCGATGCGGGAAACAACAACAACACCGCCGCCACCGCCTTAAGCCGCACTTATGATACGGTAGCTCCCACCGTCACCATCAACCAAGCCAGCGGACAAACCGACCCCACCCCCGCCGCTCCCATCAACTACACCGTCACCTTCTCAGAACCAGTCACCGGTTTTGATGCCAGTGACATCAGTTTCACCGGTAGCACCGCAGGGGGCACATTAACCCCCACCGTAACTGGCAGCGGCACCACCTATAATGTAGCCGTTAGCGGCATGACCACCAGCGGCACAGTTGTCCCCAGTGTTATTGCTAACGCTGCCATTGACACTGCGGGTAACAATAGCACCGCCAGTGCCAGCACAGATAACACAGTCACCTACAACACCATCCCCACCGTCAGCAACATCGCCAAAACCGGCAACGAAGACAATAACATCACCTTCACCACCGCTGACTTTACCAACGCCTTCACCGATGCTGACGGCGACAGTCTCAATAAAATTAAAATTACCAGTATTCCCACTAATGGCACATTAAAACTCAGCGGCACAAACGTCGCATTAAACCAAGAAATACTCCTCGCCAGCATTTCCAGCCTCACCTTTACCCCCACCGCCGACTACAACGGGAGCAGCAGTTTCACTTGGAATGGCAGTGATGGCAGCAACTACGCCACCACCGACGCCACAGCCAACCTCACAGTTAACCCCATCAACGACGCTCCCAGTTTCAGCAACGCGGGAAACCAAACCCTACCCACCTGGACAAACACCGCTCAAACTGTTACCAACTGGGCAAATACCTTTGTTTTCGGACCCACCGCCGACGAAAACAGCCAAACCGTCGCCGACTTCCTCGTAACAGTCACCGCAGGTAGCGACCTATTTACCACCCTACCCGACATCGCCAATAATGGCACCCTCACCTACACCCCTAGCGGCAAACCAGGTACAGCCAATATCTCTGTTCAACTCCAAGACAATGGTGGTATTGCTAATAGTGGTAATGACACATCTGCACCAATAACCTTTGACATTACCATCCCACCTCCTACCGTCGAACTATCTGTTGATACCACCACCGCCACTGAAGCTGACATCACTGCCATCACCCTGACTGCTACAGCAGCAGGTCCGGTATTTGGCAACCAAACCCTAAACGTAGCCTTAACTGGTACAGCAGATAATAGTGACTTTAGCGGTACTATTCCCGCTCAAATAACCATAGCTGATGGCACCAACAGCGCACAAGTCACCCTCACCATCGCCAACGACTTAATAGACGAAGACGACGAAACCGCCACCTTTACCATCAGCAACCCCTCGGCGGGTATTTTGCTGGGAACCACCACCAGTCAAACAGTCACCATCACCGATGATGACACCGCCGGATACGATATTACCCCTATCAGCGGTGACACTAGCGAATTTGCCTCCCTCGCCACCTTTGATATCAAACTTACCAGTCAACCAACTGCAACCGTTACCCTCAACTTCACCAGTGGCGACACCACCGAAGGCACAGTTATCCCCAATGTCACCTTCGACGCCACCAACTGGAATATCCCCCAAACCATCACCATCACCGGTGTTGATGACTTTGTGGCTGATACCAATATCACCTACAGTATCACCAGTACAGCCACCAGCAGTGACCCCAAATACAACAACAATAACCCCGATCCAGTCGCCGTCACCAACACCGACAACGACATCCCAGGGGTGACAGTAATTCAAACTGGCGGTAACACCGAACTAACCGAAGCAGGCACTACCGACACCTACACGCTCCAACTCAACACTCTACCCACTGGGAATGTCCAAATAACCGCCACCGCTGACGCCCAAACAGAAATAAGTTTAGATGGGGTAAACTTTGCTCCCACCCAAGCTCTAACATTCACGAACGTTAATGGCATGACGCCACAAACCGTCACCGTGCGTGCCATTAATGACACAACACCAGAAGATTACCACAGCGGCCACATAACCCACGCCATTACTAACAGTGCTGATGCCAACTATCCCACTACTATGACTGTGGGTAGCATCAACCCCCATATCACCGATAACGATATCAGCTACACCCTAACTGGTAGCAGCGCCACAGTAACAGAAGGCAACAGCGGCACGCAACAAATTACCTATAATATTACCAGAAACGGCGCCATTAGTGAAATTAGCACGGTAGATTTTAGCTTCAGTGGCACTGCCACCAATATTGATGATTATCAACTGCTGTCCATTACTGGGACTGGCGTCACCACCAGTGGTAGTACCATCACCTTCGCTCCCAATGCCACTATTTCCACTATTACCGTAGAAGTGCTGGGAGACCAAATAGATGAAGATGACGAAACCCTAATTTTCTCCCTAGTTAACCCCACCGCCACCGGTACTCCCAGCCTCATCGGTTCCCCAGTCACTACTACCATCACTGATGATGACACGGCTGGGATAACTGTCACCCCTACGGCTGGTTTAACCACCACGGAAACCGGAGGAAACAGCAGTTTTGAAGTTCACCTCACCAGTCAACCGACTGGTAATGTCACCATTAACCTCAACAGCAGTAACACCGCTGAAGGAACCATAGACAAAAATAGCCTCACCTTTACAGCGACTAACTGGAATACACCCCAAACCGTCACCATTACTGGCGTCGATGACCTGGTAGATGATGGCAATATCGCCTACAATATCATCACGGCACCTGCTACCAGCACCGATGCCAAGTACAGCGGTATGGATGCCGCAGATGTGGCGGTAACAAACATCAATAATGATACAGCGGGTATAACCATCACTCCCACTTCCGGCTTAACCACCACGGAAGCGGGGGGAACTGCTACATTTACCGTCAAACTGAACAGCCAACCTACCGCCAATGTTGCCATTAACCTCAGCAGCAGTAACACCGCTGAGGGAACCATAGATAAAAATAGTCTTACATTCACCGCCGCCAACTGGAATACACCCCAAACCGTCACCATTACTGGCGTCGATGAATTAGTCGATGATGGCAATATCGCCTACAATATCATCACCGCTGCTGCTACCAGCACCGATGCCAAGTACAATGGCATGAATGCTGACGATGTAGCCGTCAGCAACATAGACAATGACATCGCTGGGGTGACAATTACTCAAACTGGCGGTAACACCCAACTCACCGAAGGTGGCATTACCGACACCTACAGTATTGCACTAAACACCCTCCCCACGGGTAATGTGCAAATCACCGCCACTGCTGATGCACAAACTCAAGTCAGCTTAGATGGCGTAAACTTCGCCGCTTCTCAAACACTGACATTTACTTCCACCAATGGCATGACAGCACAAACCGTCACCGTGCGTGCCATTGACGACAATACCACGGAAAATATCCATAGTGGCAGCATTACCAATACCATCACCAATAGTGCTGATGCCAATTATGCCACTACAATGGCATTGGATAGCATCAGTGCCAATATCACTGATAATGATATCAGCTACAGTCTCACTGGTGGCAGTGCCAATATCACCGAAGGCAACACCGGCAGCCAGCAGATTGTCTATAATATCACCCGCACTGGTGCCACCAATGAAACCAGCACTGTAGATTTTAACTTCAGTGGCACTGCCACCAACGTAGCTGATTATAAACTGGTATCCATCACGGGGACGGGAGTCAGCACTACTAATAGTACCATCACATTTGCTCCCAATGCCACCAGTGCCACTATTACCGTAGAAGTGGTGGGAGAGCAAATAGATGAGGATAACGAAACCCTAGAAATAAACCTAGTTAACCCCACTGCCACCGGGACTGCTAGCGTCATCGGTTCCCCAGTCACCACTACTATAACCGATGATGACACCGCTGGTTTCACCATTACTCCCACCAGCTTAACCACCACGGAAGCGGCTGGGAATGCCACATTTACGGTAGCACTCAACAGCCAACCCACAGCGGAGGTAAAATCAACCTCAGCAGCGATAATACGGCTGAGGGGATATTGGATAAACCCACTGTTACCTTTACTGCCAGCAACTGGAATACCCCCAAACCGTCACAGTGACTGGTGTGGATGA
- a CDS encoding Ig-like domain-containing protein, which translates to MSTLNGTDANGTWQLFIQDDVSADSGSVGSWSLTITPDPVPTVSLSSAAATTTNAPFSVTANFSESVNNFIASDISVTNGTVSGFSGSGSTYTFTVTPTSQGTVTVNVPAGVANDAGNNINTAATALTRTFDNIAPTVTLSSASATTTNAPFSVTANFSESVNNFIASDISVTNGTVSGFSGSGSTYTFTVTPTNQGTVTVNVPTGVANDAGNNINTAATALTRTFDNIAPTVTLSSASATTTNAPFSVTANFSESVNNFIASDISVTNGTVSGFSGSGSTYTFTVTPTSQGTVTVNVPAGVANDAGNNINTAATALTRTFDNIAPTVTLSSASATTTNAPFSVTANFSESVNNFIASDISVTNGTVSGFSGSGSTYTFTVTPTSQGTVTVNVPAGVANDAGNNNNTAATALSRTYDTIAPTVTINQAGGQTDPAPTSPINYTVTFSETVTGFDTSDITRGAPQAQPLPPSPAAAPPIM; encoded by the coding sequence TTGTCAACGTTAAATGGCACAGATGCCAATGGCACGTGGCAGCTATTCATACAAGATGACGTATCGGCGGATAGTGGTTCTGTTGGCAGTTGGAGTTTAACAATTACACCTGACCCTGTACCCACAGTCAGCCTCAGTTCCGCTGCCGCCACCACCACCAACGCACCCTTCAGCGTCACCGCCAACTTCAGCGAAAGTGTCAACAACTTTATCGCCAGTGATATCAGTGTCACCAACGGCACAGTCAGCGGTTTTAGCGGTTCTGGCAGTACCTACACCTTCACCGTCACCCCCACCAGCCAGGGAACCGTCACCGTCAACGTCCCCGCTGGAGTAGCCAACGATGCGGGAAACAACATCAACACCGCCGCCACCGCCTTAACCCGCACTTTTGACAATATCGCACCCACCGTCACATTATCATCGGCTTCAGCCACCACCACCAACGCACCCTTCAGCGTCACCGCCAACTTCAGCGAAAGTGTCAACAACTTTATCGCCAGTGATATCAGTGTCACCAACGGCACAGTCAGCGGTTTTAGCGGTTCTGGCAGTACCTACACCTTCACCGTCACCCCCACCAACCAGGGAACCGTCACCGTTAACGTCCCGACTGGAGTAGCCAACGATGCGGGAAACAACATCAACACCGCCGCCACCGCCTTAACCCGCACTTTTGACAATATCGCACCCACCGTCACATTATCATCGGCTTCAGCCACCACCACCAACGCACCCTTCAGCGTCACCGCCAACTTCAGCGAAAGTGTCAACAACTTTATCGCCAGTGATATCAGTGTCACCAACGGCACAGTCAGCGGTTTTAGCGGTTCTGGCAGTACCTACACCTTCACCGTCACCCCCACCAGCCAGGGAACCGTCACCGTCAACGTCCCCGCTGGAGTAGCCAACGATGCGGGAAACAACATCAACACCGCCGCCACCGCCTTAACCCGCACTTTTGACAATATCGCACCCACCGTCACATTATCATCGGCTTCAGCCACCACCACCAACGCACCCTTCAGCGTCACCGCCAACTTCAGCGAAAGTGTCAACAACTTTATCGCCAGTGATATCAGTGTCACCAACGGCACAGTCAGCGGTTTTAGCGGTTCTGGCAGTACCTACACCTTCACCGTCACCCCCACCAGCCAGGGAACCGTCACCGTCAACGTCCCCGCTGGAGTAGCCAACGATGCGGGAAACAACAACAACACCGCTGCCACCGCCTTAAGCCGCACTTATGATACCATCGCTCCCACAGTCACCATCAACCAAGCAGGCGGACAAACCGACCCCGCTCCCACATCTCCCATCAACTACACCGTCACCTTCTCAGAAACCGTCACCGGCTTTGATACCAGCGATATCACCAGGGGGGCACCGCAGGCGCAACCACTTCCACCATCACCGGCAGCGGCACCACCTATAATGTAG
- a CDS encoding cadherin-like domain-containing protein: MTTSGTVIPTIIANAATDAAGNPSATSTSTDNTVTYNTIPTVSNISKTGNEDNNITFTTADFTAVFTDVDNDSLNKIKITTLPANGTLQLGGTNVALNQEILLASIPNLTFTPTANYNGSSSFTWNGSDGSNYATTNATANLTINPVNDQPSFTATTPATVNEDAGVQTISNWATFNPGPADETSQTATYTISNISNPGLFTATPTVDSSGTLTYTSATDAFGTSTFDVVVQDNGGTTNGGVNTSTTQTFTITVDSVNDAPSFTNAGNQTLTNWTNTAQTITGWANTFVFGPTNENTQTVADFLVNITSGNTLFTTLPDIANDGTLTYTPTGEPGTATVQVQLQDDGGIANSGNDTSAPTTFDIIIPPPTVNLTVDTTTATEAGTTAITLTATAAYPSSTTKP; encoded by the coding sequence ATGACCACCAGCGGCACAGTCATCCCCACCATCATTGCCAACGCTGCCACTGACGCCGCAGGCAACCCCTCAGCCACCAGTACCAGCACAGATAACACAGTCACCTACAACACCATCCCCACCGTCAGCAACATCAGCAAAACCGGCAACGAAGACAATAACATCACCTTCACCACCGCCGACTTTACCGCTGTCTTCACTGATGTTGATAACGACAGCCTCAACAAAATCAAAATTACCACACTCCCCGCCAACGGCACATTACAACTGGGCGGCACAAACGTCGCATTAAACCAAGAAATACTCCTCGCCAGTATTCCCAACCTCACCTTTACCCCCACAGCCAACTACAACGGGAGCAGCAGTTTCACTTGGAACGGTAGCGATGGCAGCAACTACGCCACCACCAACGCCACTGCCAACCTTACCATTAACCCCGTCAACGACCAACCCAGCTTCACCGCCACCACTCCCGCCACAGTCAACGAAGATGCAGGAGTGCAAACCATCAGCAACTGGGCAACTTTCAACCCCGGTCCCGCTGACGAAACCAGCCAAACCGCCACCTACACCATCAGCAACATCAGCAACCCTGGGTTATTCACTGCCACCCCTACCGTCGATAGTAGCGGAACACTCACCTACACCAGTGCCACCGACGCTTTTGGCACATCCACCTTTGATGTAGTAGTACAAGACAACGGCGGGACAACAAATGGCGGCGTCAATACCTCCACCACCCAAACCTTCACCATCACCGTTGACTCAGTAAACGACGCTCCCAGCTTCACCAACGCGGGAAACCAAACCCTCACAAACTGGACAAATACCGCTCAAACCATTACCGGATGGGCAAATACCTTTGTTTTCGGCCCAACTAATGAAAACACCCAAACTGTCGCCGACTTCCTGGTAAACATCACATCTGGCAACACCTTATTTACCACCTTACCAGACATTGCCAACGATGGCACCCTCACCTACACCCCCACCGGGGAACCAGGTACAGCCACCGTACAAGTACAACTCCAGGATGATGGCGGTATTGCTAATAGTGGTAATGACACATCTGCACCAACAACCTTTGACATCATCATCCCACCACCCACAGTCAACCTCACAGTTGACACCACCACAGCAACAGAAGCCGGAACCACAGCCATCACCCTGACTGCTACAGCAGCATATCCGTCTTCAACAACCAAACCCTAG
- a CDS encoding Calx-beta domain-containing protein — MDDGNIAYNIITAAATSTDAKYNGINADDVAVSNTDNDIAGVTITQTGGNTQLTEGSITDTYTIALDTLPTGNVQITATADAQTQVSLDGVNFAASQTLTFTPANGMTPRTVTVRAINDNTTENLHSGSITHAITTSADTNYATTMALDGITANITDNDISYSLTGGNTNITEGNSGSQQITYNITRAGALNETSSVDFNFSGTATNIADYKLVSVTGTGVTTTNSTITFAPNATSATITVEVVGEPIDEEDETLEINLVNPTATGTATVIGSPVTSTIIDDDTAGFTVTPTSLTTTEAGELLHLR; from the coding sequence GTGGATGATGGCAATATCGCCTACAATATCATCACCGCTGCAGCCACCAGCACCGATGCCAAATATAATGGCATAAATGCTGACGATGTGGCGGTGAGCAACACCGACAACGACATCGCCGGAGTCACTATTACCCAAACTGGCGGTAACACCCAACTCACCGAAGGCAGTATTACCGACACCTACACCATAGCTTTAGATACCCTCCCCACGGGTAATGTGCAAATAACCGCCACCGCTGATGCACAAACTCAAGTCAGCTTAGACGGGGTGAACTTCGCCGCTTCTCAAACACTGACATTCACTCCCGCCAATGGCATGACACCACGAACTGTGACAGTGCGTGCCATTAATGATAATACCACGGAAAACCTCCATAGTGGCAGCATTACCCATGCCATCACCACCAGTGCTGATACCAATTATGCCACTACAATGGCATTGGATGGCATCACCGCCAATATCACCGATAATGATATCAGCTACAGCCTCACTGGCGGCAATACCAATATCACCGAAGGCAACAGCGGCAGCCAGCAAATCACCTATAATATTACCAGAGCTGGGGCACTGAATGAAACCAGTAGTGTAGATTTTAACTTCAGTGGCACTGCTACCAACATCGCTGATTATAAACTGGTTTCCGTCACTGGCACCGGAGTCACCACTACTAATAGTACCATCACTTTTGCGCCTAATGCCACCAGTGCCACTATTACCGTAGAAGTGGTGGGAGAGCCAATAGATGAAGAAGACGAAACCCTAGAAATAAACCTAGTTAACCCCACTGCTACGGGGACTGCCACTGTCATCGGTTCCCCGGTGACATCTACTATAATTGATGATGACACTGCTGGCTTCACTGTCACTCCTACCAGCTTAACCACCACCGAAGCGGGGGAACTGCTACATTTACGGTAG